The Rhododendron vialii isolate Sample 1 chromosome 6a, ASM3025357v1 genome includes a window with the following:
- the LOC131329647 gene encoding glutamate--tRNA ligase, cytoplasmic yields the protein MEIKLSFSPNSPPLAVIAAAEIAGIPLSSDSSLPSGSPPAFLFSNGLELRGTKVLLSYLGRTASVRNFYGCDALESCQMDEWLEYASILASGAEFEGGCSYIDGYLLKRTFLVGHCLSIADIAIWAGLAGNGQRWESLRKSKKFANLVRWFNSLSAEYGAVLNKVTSTYVGKRAVGKQIVASVKGKGQANGDVGDKVKAGIDLPDAEMGKVRLRFAPEPSGYLHIGHSKAALLNQYFAERYEGQVIVRFDDTNPAKESNEFVDNILKDIATLGIKYETVTYTSNYFPKLMEMAEKLIIQGKAYVDDTPREQMQKERMDGIDSRCRNNNPEENMKLWKEMIAGSERGLQCCLRGKLDMQDPNKSLRDPVYYRCNPIPHHRIGSSYKIYPTYDFACPFVDSIEGITHALRSSEYHDRNAQYYRIQEDMGLRKVLIYEFSRLNLVYTLLSKRKLLWFVQNGKVEGWDDPRFPTVQGIVRRGLKIEALIEFIVEQGASKNLNLMEWDKLWTINKKIVDPVCPRHTAVIEEGRVMLTLTDGPHKPFVRIIPRHKKSEDAGQKATTYTRQIWIDRIDAESISVDEEITLMDWGNAIVREITKDESAKVVKLTGVLHLEGSVKTTKLKLTWLPETNELVNLSLVEFDYLITKKKLEEGEDFLDVLNENTKKETAALGDSNMRNLQRGDILQLERKGYFRCDVPFVRPSKPIVLFAIPDGRQQSGLK from the exons ATGGAGATCAAGCTGTCCTTCTCGCCCAATAGCCCTCCGCTGGCAGTCATTGCCGCCGCTGAAATCGCCGGGATCCCTCTCTCTTCCGATTCGTCTCTCCCCTCTGGCTCTCCTCCCGCTTTCCTCTTCTCCAATGG ATTGGAATTGCGTGGGACGAAGGTGTTGCTCAGTTATCTCGGTCGCACGGCAAGCGTTCGCAATTTTTACGGATGTGATGCCTTGGAATCTTGCCAG aTGGATGAATGGTTAGAGTACGCCTCAATTCTGGCATCAGGTGCGGAATTTGAGGGTGGATGTAGCTACATTGATGGATATCTGTTGAAGCGTACGTTTCTGGTTGGACATTGTTTATCTATTGCGGACATAGCAATCTGGGCGGGTCTTGCAG GAAATGGGCAGAGATGGGAAAGTCTGAGGAAGTCAAAGAAATTTGCAAACCTAGTGCGGTGGTTCAACTCATTATCTGCGGAATATGGTGCTGTCCTGAACAAAGTCACATCAACTTATGTTGGGAAACGTGCTGTGGGAAAGCAAATTGTAGCTTCAGTGAAAGGAAAAGGGCAAGCCAATGGGGATGTTGGTGACAAGGTAAAAGCTGGTATAGATCTTCCAGATGCTGAAATGGGAAAGGTGAGGTTGCGCTTTGCACCAGAGCCCAGTGGTTACCTTCACATTGGACATTCTAAGGCAGCGTTGTTGAACCAGTATTTTGCTGAAAGGTACGAAGGGCAGGTCATTGTGCGCTTTGACGATACTAACCCTGCTAAAGAGAGTAACGAATTTGTGGACAACATACTGAAAGACATAGCAACTTTGGGTATCAAATACGAGACCGTAACTTATACTTCAAATTACTTCCCAAAGCTAATGGAAATGGCTGAAAAATTGATCATTCAAGGAAAGGCTTATGTGGATGATACACCACGAGAGCAAATGCAAAAGGAGAGGATGGATGGCATTGATTCAAGGTGTAGAAATAACAACCCCGAGGAAAATATGAAATTGTGGAAGGAGATGATTGCAGGATCAGAAAGGGGGTTGCAGTGTTGTCTCCGTGGTAAGTTGGATATGCAGGATCCAAACAAGTCACTACGGGATCCGGTGTACTACCGCTGCAATCCGATTCCTCACCATCGTATTGGCTCAAGTTACAAGATATATCCGACTTATGATTTTGCATGTCCATTTGTGGATTCTATTGAAGGTATCACACATGCATTGCGATCTAGTGAGTATCATGACCGCAATGCTCAGTACTATAGGATTCAGGAAGATATGGGACTTCGAAAGGTTCTAATATATGAATTTAGTCGGTTAAATTTGGTCTACACGCTTCTGAGCAAGCGCAAGCTGCTTTGGTTTGTTCAGAATGGAAAGGTTGAAGGTTGGGATGATCCTCGCTTTCCAACTGTACAGGGAATCGTGCGGAGAGGTCTAAAAATTGAGGCACTGATAGAGTTCATTGTTGAACAG GGAGCTTCAAAGAATTTGAATCTCATGGAATGGGATAAACTCTGGaccattaataaaaaaattgttgatcCTGTGTGTCCTAGACATACTGCTGTGATTGAAGAAGGACGTGTCATGTTAACTCTAACCGATGGACCACATAAACCATTTGTCCGGATCATACCAAGGCATAAGAAATCTGAAGATGCCGGACAGAAGGCTACAACTTACACTAGGCAAATATGGATTGACCGCATTGATGCTGAGTCAATCTCAGTTGATGAGGAAATAACCTTGATGGATTGGGGCAATGCGATAGTGAGAGAAATCACGAAGGATGAGAGTGCAAAAGTTGTGAAGTTAACTGGAGTTTTACATCTTGAAGGCTCTGTCAAGACCACAAAGTTGAAGCTTACCTGGTTACCTGAAACAAATGAGCTGGTGAATCTCTCTTTGGTGGAGTTTGATTATCTAATTACCAAAAAGAAG CTGGAGGAAGGAGAGGATTTTCTTGACGTGCTTAATGAAAATACGAAAAAGGAGACTGCGGCCCTTGGGGATTCAAACATGCGGAACTTGCAGCGTGGAGATATATTGCAGCTGGAGAGAAAAGGCTATTTTAGATGTGATGTGCCCTTTGTTAGGCCTTCTAAGCCCATTGTTCTATTTGCTATTCCAGATGGTAGGCAACAGTCGGGACTAAAGTAA